DNA from Garra rufa chromosome 5, GarRuf1.0, whole genome shotgun sequence:
aatatgcatgacctgaggctgcctgcagtgtttcgtcacagtgccacctagttgtcaggagatatgaaaaatggctatttttgcttataacttctcagggCTTTGCCAAAAAATCTCAAAGCTCattccgttagattcggaggagcatgccgagtcgaaccatatccaattttcccatgtcagccattttgggtgtcgaccattttgaatttagctttaaaatgctgtatcttgagaacggattagcgTATCATTTCGacattaattacaaaaatgttcggcactatgccctgaatgtacataaaaatttgggggccagcgccaccttgtggtcaaaagttataacaatttcgaaaaatgctaataacttatgtgaaaaatggcttattgtaatgaaattgatctcaaaatataggccgagaacattgataccaattttgGCAGTtttggccgaacttcctgtccgccattttgatgaatgtataaaacctactttttcgaactcctcctagaccgtttgttggattttcaccaaatttgactcggatcatcttcagaccatgctgacaaaaagttatggattttgtgtcgatattcaaaaccgttttcatttaacgcatcaacaaatttgctgaaaagatgccaaagcatctgaagctgtatctctgcaaagctttgagatatttgcaccaaattttgtatgtggcattatcacctcacactgattacaccacattaatttggtaacagcgccacctattggtcaagagtgataaaccattcattaactatcaattataaattgtccaaaaatgctaataactgtagacagCATTAGCCTAGTGTAATGAAAtcagtctcaaaatattccttgggtcatgccgacaacatagataccaattatgccacagttggtcaaacttcctgtccgccattttgatgaatgttgaaaacctacttttttgaactagtcctagaccattagtccgattttcaccaaaatcgagtcagatcatcttcagactgtgctgacaaaaagttttggatttcatgttgatagatgaaaccgttttcgtacagcgcctctacaaattttaggcttgatgccaaaatgattctGAGGCTTTATATAATTAAAACAGTGTGTTCAATTAATTTGTTCTAAATATAAGTACACAAGTAGAATCAAAAGACTTCAATACATTTACATTCCTTTGTCTTTTCCAACATCTAATGTGTCTTTCAAGGACAGCAGATATGCAAGCGTGGCACTGAGAAGCCCTGCTATAAAATCGCCTACTTTCAAGACATTCGGCGTAAACTCAACTTTGAAGATGCGAGTCGAGCCTGCAGGAGTGATGGTGGAGACCTTCTCAGTATTGAGTCTAAGACTGAGCAGAGACTGATAGAGAGCTTCATCCATGAACTAAAAGCATCAGATGGAGACTTTTGGATCGGGCTCCGTAGGGATCAAGGCTATGAGGAGATAAACAGAGACTGTCCTTCTCAATACTACTGGATGGATGGAAGCCAAGCAACCTTCAGGTACAATGAGAGCTGCATTAGATGGTTTTACTGGTTTTGTTGGTGCTTTTGCtcattgttttgtgtgtgtgacaGGAACTGGCACTGGGATGAGCCTTCTTGTGGGTTTGAGGTTTGTGTGGTGATGTACCATCAGCCCTCTGCTCCTCCGGGTCAGGGTGGGCCTTACATGTTCCAGTGGAATGATGACAATTGTGAAACCAAAAACAACTTTATCTGCAAGTACACCAAAGGTTGGGAAGGCATGTTTTATTCAGTTGATTTCTTAATCAATTAACATTACTAATGATATAGCTCACTGATTTGAACAAACCCCAACGCTAAGCATTCAACTTCAGCATACTTCCTGCACTGTACAGACATGACTGACACATTCAAATAGTGCAGCCTTGTTAAGAAAGACATGGTATTATATTTTGAAGCAATTAGTCTTATGATTTCCATCTGGTGTACAATAAACAATGGCAAAAAAGATTAATTACATTCCAGAAGAGACCACATATCTGGAGAGCAGAATCTCATAGAGACTTGAGGAGTGCTTATTTACCATTCACATTTTATTCAAAAGTTAATATTTGTAGTATTATTTTCAATAATATTATCACAATATTTGATTAGAGCTTCTTACAACATCAAGAATTGTTTATGATAACATGGTTTTCATGTGATGTTTCAGATAAACCTCCAGCAGCCGTCCCTgcagaaaataaaacatttgaaggTAAGATAGAGATATTGTGcttgaaaattaatttatttggtcaaaagtttacatacaccttgcagaatctgcaaaatgttaattattttaccaaaataagagggatcatacaacattttttatttagtactgacctgaataagatatttcacataaaatatgttaatatataGTCAACAAggcaaaataatagttgaatttataaaaattactccgttcaaaagtttacatacgcttgattcctaAAACCTGTAACCTGAATGATCTTAGTTTTAGTAATCATTCTAATTCTGTGAGAAAAGGGATTTTCACATACGCTATAACAACACAGAGGAACAATATGGTTGTAATCACTTTCAGGATATTTTTCCAGctgttaaacaaaaaaaaaaaatttgaatgccAGTCAGAATCCACCTGATTTTAAGGAGCTCAAGCATTTAAAGCAGCAGACTACATTACTGCAGCATGCGCTTACAGTAAACAGAATGTTATTATGCTAATGTAATAATTGTCAATATATTTATCTTAAGAGGCCTTAAGAGAgtgttaaaaataattttaatgtatgaGTCTTTTATTCTGTTAAGCACAAACTAAagacagttgacggtagccattgacttccagtatggtaaaaaaaaaaaaaaaaactgtagaagtCCATGGCTACCGTCAATTGGGAAAACTTGAGGgcaagtaaattatgacagatttttttctttttcatgaactatccctttaagttttaaaatgatttatgttTGGTCTAATTAACACAATCTTAATTACAATGGGGAGAAAAACAGAAGTACCAGAGGTACATATCAGCAAAGTCTTGAATATAAGAAGCCCTTGAAGTCAAAAAAGCTGAGGACTACTGGCCTAATGCTGGATGGATTCAGTTTATTTTGCCATTTTGTGTGAATATGAGAACGTCTGcatttattggttaatttgtttgtttgtacgtTTCAAACTTTTGTCTGTTTGTTGTGCTGCTATATTGATGTCTTATGACAGACAATACCCTAAAACCTATTTCACATACATTACAGATGCTCTTCCAACACCCAGAATACCCAGAAACCCCTCGGTCACAGAGAAGGATGATGGTATGAGGGTGCTTGTATCTGAACCTCCAGGTGAATCTACTTCTCACAAATAGGGTTGAAGACTGTCAAGACATGAATATCTGTTAAGAAtatcttccagaataaaaatttcctaataatttactcacccccatgtcatccaagatgttgatgtctttccttcttcagtcaaaaagaaattaaggattttgaggaaaacattctaggatttttctccatatacccaatgggttgaaggtccaaattgcagtttcaaagggctctacatgatcctacCTGAGGGGGAGaataggggtcttatctagcaaaacgattggttattttaaccattttaaacatatttggcttttaaccacaaatgatggtcttgcactagctttgcgACGCGCATGCGTGTCTTCACGCATtgtgtaatcacgttggaaaagtcacttgtggttagttcttcatctgtgtactttggttcaaaaaggtagttTAGGgccaaaaactccatctcattttctcctccagcttcaaaatcaccTAACATCATTGTTTCTCCTTTTTTTACAAAGGACGTATGACTTTCTTTGcaagtttgctttgtaaacactgggtaggcgtacttccgcctacgtcacatgtgtatgattacgtaatgcatgaggttgagctagtgcaagacgagcatgtggttaaaaagtatagaaattttaattgttttttagaaaatgaccaattgtttcgctagataagacccttattcctcagctgggatcgtgtagagccctttgaagctgcattgaaactgcaatttggaccttcgacCCGTTGagtcccactgaagtccactatatggagaaaaatcctggaatgtcttcctcaaaaaccttaatttctttgtgaatgaagacagaaagacatgaacatcttggatgacatatggGTGAGTAAATCTGGAGTAAACATAGTTTCATGATTCTGAAAGAATTATAATGATGCAAGCTAAAGACAAATATTTCAGCTTCTTCACTATTTCGAATTCATTAATGATTTGTGCTATTGATCATGTGATTTTGTACAGACAATAAGATGCTTTGTGGATCATCTCATATCATTCTGCAAGTTCATTCTATTGATTATGCTGATGATTTGCGATAAGATCTACtgaattagaattagaattagaattagaattagaattagaattagtAGACATCTTCAGTTGTGGTCTTAAACATTTGGACccaaatgtacattaaaaaaaaacctggTGTTGAATAATTTTCAATTAGAAATTGATAGTAAATTTCACAActcaaaataaacattaaatatttaagtaaaaatattaaagaaaTAGTAGAAAATAGTTGAGAAAATGTACTCCAATGTGTTTAAACAACATGCAGCAATGCACTGTGTTTTTTATGTAAAttcttaaaaattatatttatctcGACGCAAAGTACACGTCCATCAAATACTTTTACTTCAAACTCACTAAAATCCGGTACTTAGGTAGAAACCTATACATAGGAGCATgataaaaatgcttattttaaagaaaaatgtcagatggacttagaggcttttgcatctaaactcttcatatataaatatatataaatacacacacacacacacacacacacacacacacacacacacacatacacacacatacactgttCTTCAAAAcgttggggtcagtaagatttccagtaaggaaacaaattcatcaaatgtttttgaaaagagttagtgttacaaaagatttataatgaaaataaatgttgttatatTGGACTTTAGCAACAAAGCAGTAGGCTAcaactgttttaataataatgagatattgataataagaaatgtttattgagaagcaaattggcatattagcatgatcacgtgacactaaggagtggaataatggctgctgatTGTTCAACCTTGTCttcatttgaaaataaattaaagtaaaaacaataatttgaTATTGTAAATACTCCACAATATTACTGCAGTCTGGGTGAGCattaaatacttttttcaaaaatatgaaaaaatcttACTAACACCAAACTTTGAACTTTATTGATAGCAAAGTTCTTGTTGCATGTCTTCCAGACAATGTTCTTAATATCGCTTACATTGTGCTGCCAACCATACCTCTTCTGCTGCTGTTGATTGTGGCGACTGGAGTTTTCTGCTTTAAGCTGTTCACAAAGAGGTGCGTCGTTTAAATGCACACTTCActgattaaaacatttaaaatctgatgCATTTTATAGCATACAACATCATTTATTTAACAGGAAGAAACAACCGACTGAGACCCCAGCAAAGGAACCAGGATACTGGGCCGCTGGAGAAAGATGCAACAGCCCAAGCCCGGACGTCTATAACGTCATCCGAAGGCAGCATGAATCAGACCTGGCAGGCACGCGGCCTGACATCAAGAACACTTCCTTCCTGGGTTCTTCTCCAGATACTCCACCTGGAGATTACGACAACCTGGCAAGCAGGGACACTGAAAGTGGTTTTGTGACACTGGCCAGCACTGAGAGCGGCTTTGTGACCAACGATTTGTATGACACGCTGCAGGGCCGTGGAACTGGGAGATATTACAGAGAccagggatggatggatgaattatATGGCTACTGATACGAAAGATGAACATTAGCATTTACTGCATATTCTCCTGTAGAAAGGATAATAGCTGTTGATGTCTTACCCGAGTATTTCCTTGGTGAAAGATATTCAGTATTatcgatatgtgaccctggaccacaaaaccagtcataaggttaaattttacaaaactgagatatatacatataaataagctttctattgatgtatagtttgttaggataggacaatatttggccgagatacaactatttgaaaatctggaatctgagggtgcaaaaaaaatcaaaatactgagaaaatcacctttaaatttgtccaaattaagttcttaacaatgcatattactaatcaaaaattacattttgataggtttacagtaggaattttacaaaaaatcttaatgtaacatgatctttacttaatttcctaatgatttttgacataaaagaaaaatcaataattttgacccatacaatgtatttttggctattgctacaaatataccccagcgacttaagactggttttgtggtccagggtcacatatttcagtgTAGGTTATCAAATCAGGAAGATGCTAGAGCTCAAAAGAGGCCTGGATGTGTGGACTTCGTAATTTCTAAAAATCTGTATTGAATTGAATGAATGAGAAACTGTGTTTCAGTCTTGGCTGAAATAACATAAGCTAAAATGTATGATTTAAATACAAGGTTTTGTTTCAGTAAATGATTATTTAttggtttcagttttagtttcaaATGATAATAACCCTGATGAGAGCAACTAAATCAGATTTCTGCAGATCCACCATTAATTTACTCTCAATCAGACTTAAAGTGTAACAACATCTAAAGTTTACAGGTCCCATATGATTATCACATGTAGTTTATCCTTTTCtccattttatttatattacaattGTAGTGTCCATAGGCTCATATGACACATAAAATATCTATAACAGTAATACATACCTGTTTTTATGCATCTTAAAGCCAAATTCTGGAGGATGAGCACTCAAAGGTGGTACAATGTTCCGAACAAGCTGCTCAACAAATCAGAATGAGATGCTCGGATATGAGATAGCTTGTTTGCCCTTACTGATTGGTTTGCATGACCCTGTTATGCTGCTTTTACTGGATGTGCTGTATAGGGCTCAGTAATTACACTGTGACAATCTCTTGCAGACTGTTTTTTCTTGTGAAATAATGAATGATCAATCATCTTTCAAGTTTCTTATATGCAAATCTTGGAATGTGAATGCAGTGATGTTATTGAAGccttaataaacaaaaacaaatgaatgaaattCAAACACCatctatagagtgttttcacaacgcgtcaacaatcggccatattggcggcactgagcgcaaacaatgccactgaaccgaacgaaactcgcatattttgctgattattggtgttgaaaatgtttaattattgtcgtgttttgggctgtactaatcggtccgaccaggaaaaacatttggagtattatagactgccaaaagttataacaaatcaaggagaagagtgaaaAAACTAtctgagaaacaaaaggcgtttgtggttggccaaactgaaccaggatttccagggcaagaatcttcaacattcgtgtttgttctaaacaattccggtcaggtaggtgaaatattaggttaatatcttaatactgcttgtgCATATCTCTACCACATTATAACTTTAGCTTGTCAAAAtgttgcaccctttcctgcttactaagtcctctatatgatttagcagcttccacacgtttttttctgTGGCTTAGACAAAATAAATTAggagaacaacatattcagtagtacattaccagtgcaatccatgctgttgtttacatccgaatatcgccaatatggccgtgcatatagggaactgaccaaatcgtgatttAAGTGCAAACCCTAGAtagtcagtgttgggggtaaggCATTCCCAGTAatgcgagttacgtaatcagattactttttcaaataacttataaagtaatgcattttttatttaaaataaaatattcgagttactttttcaaataagtgacgtcagttactttgttttctcaTTTATTAACTATCCCGTGCACGTTTAGAGAAAttgtgccaaaaaatttgaatatcgagggaaagtccatttatttcaataattagtttcaaatagtgaaacttgtatgttatattagttcactacacacaaagtgaaatatttcaagcctttatttgtttcaattttgatgattatggattaaagacaaatcaaacaaatacagtatttcacaaaattacaatatttcatgtggccaataaaaaaaggatcttaaacacatgttggccttctgataagtgtgttaatgtactgtattatatcctcagtactttgttgggcctccttttgcactaattacagcgtcaaggcggcgtggcatggaggcgatcagcctttgacacagttgaggtgttatggtagcccaagttgctttgttgctttgatattggccttcagctcgtctgcatttcggggtctctgttccctcatcttccttttacaataccccatagattttcaatggggtttaagtcaggcgagtttgccggccaatcaagtacagttattccatgctattaaaccaggtagtggtagttttggctttatgggcaggtgccaaataccactgggcaacagaccagtacttttcctccttagcccagcacagatgcTTTTGacattgtttttggttcaggagtggcttgacgcatgtaattctccagctgtagcccatgtcatgcagacgtctgtatgtggtggttcttgatgcactgacagcagcctcagtccactccttatgaagctcccccagatttctgaaccacccttgcttgacaatcctctcaaggctaaggtcatccctgtcacttgtgcaccttttccagccacatttttcccttcctcttaacactctgttatATACTTCGATACTGAGCTCTGtaagcatccagcttcttttgcaattgcatTTTGAGAATTTTtctccttatggagggtgtcaatgatggtcttctgcacaaacGTCAAAAGTCAggagtcttccccatgattctgaagcctactaagccagactgagacaatttaaaggctgagaaaacctttgcaggtgttttgcgttaattagctgactagattgggacacagggagccaTGTGCCATGTGCcattgggacacagggagccatacaatgttgaactttgtcatgatattctaattttgtgaaatactggatttgttttttttttcatctttaatctataatcattaaaatttaaacaaataaaagcttgaaatatttcactttgtgtgtagtgaactaatataacatacaagttttactttttgaaacaaattattgaaataaatggactttcctcGATATTctcattttttggcacatacctgtaaatGCAGAGGCATTGAGCGCGCTGTGTAAACATGGTTACTGTTAAAGACTAAACGTGTATTTACATGCATTTACATCTTggacaaaaacagattcagtatttctcaaaatgaataaaaacagtgaaattcaaactCAGAATATGAAACAAGCATGCAATAATTGAATAGTAACACAAAaatcttttatgtatttaatcctattttattaaccaatgtgtTTGCTGCTGACTTTCGATGATCACATTTAACCATATTAATAAGCAAAAACTTGAACTTTTCATCACCTGCGTCCGATTCTTCATGCAATCCAGAATGGCAGAACAAGCAAACCCAGCCttgattttaaaagtaacgcTAAAgtatgtaacgcattactttacaAAAAAGTAACTGAGTAACGCACttgtaatgtattacttttaaaagtaacgttCCCCAACACTATAGTAGGTGCGTGcatgtgtgtaaaaaaaaaaaaacataacataacagCAGTAAGCGTTTTGGACAGCAGGGGTCGCTATCTGACAACATGCTCAGAGCGCTGAGAGCGCAGATGTAGCAACAGATCTACAGATGTTTAAATAAATGTACATATAGACTTTGATAAATTACAAAATTCTATGCATTAAAAAGcatatattttacttatttaaaatatataaaatatatcataTATTGAATAAAGCATCCGTCTATAATGTAGTCACTCAAAGttgttattataaaatattgcaaAGCCTTTTGGTATACATAATAGAAACAATATTTTCTTTAGATGCATATGTGCGTCGACATACATTATTAGTCAACGTTTTGGACAACTAGGctactaaaaatataaaacaacagaggtggataataataacaacatattcttcttcttattattattattattattatcatcatgttTTTAGGGTTCCGTTATCCACGCTATGGtgttaaataaacacaaaacaacaaataaataaataaattccaaaTATGAAGCGAAGCAATGATGTCAGCTGCATTTCAAGCCCTCGGA
Protein-coding regions in this window:
- the layna gene encoding layilin, which produces MDVVRKCGCVLVLFSVSVCASKLLGDIYEPRGQQICKRGTEKPCYKIAYFQDIRRKLNFEDASRACRSDGGDLLSIESKTEQRLIESFIHELKASDGDFWIGLRRDQGYEEINRDCPSQYYWMDGSQATFRNWHWDEPSCGFEVCVVMYHQPSAPPGQGGPYMFQWNDDNCETKNNFICKYTKDKPPAAVPAENKTFEDALPTPRIPRNPSVTEKDDGMRVLVSEPPDNVLNIAYIVLPTIPLLLLLIVATGVFCFKLFTKRKKQPTETPAKEPGYWAAGERCNSPSPDVYNVIRRQHESDLAGTRPDIKNTSFLGSSPDTPPGDYDNLASRDTESGFVTLASTESGFVTNDLYDTLQGRGTGRYYRDQGWMDELYGY